From one Butyricimonas faecihominis genomic stretch:
- a CDS encoding DUF4843 domain-containing protein — protein MKKSILYQIFILLGILIAGCDENGDDGYYDNAYRVYFPKTSMLCKLGTEPATVTRYTVNVPVSILGLGAKEGMKVKVKVDPQKTTAGSDLYATIPEEIEFKKDSIVTYIPVELLRDNITSEKDTTFQICLTLVANEYFALGIKENLGVEIKFTNYLGRPSWWGVFEQYIGRFHQKKYLKLMEIWGGEVTLLDVAAKEAKLILVCKEMYDFFMKNPEDGVVLPLHPMWPYE, from the coding sequence ATGAAAAAGAGTATATTATATCAGATTTTTATCTTACTGGGAATTTTAATAGCGGGATGTGATGAAAATGGGGATGACGGGTATTACGATAACGCGTATCGTGTTTATTTTCCAAAAACATCGATGCTCTGTAAGTTGGGGACAGAGCCCGCGACGGTAACCCGATACACGGTGAACGTTCCGGTTAGCATACTGGGGTTGGGTGCCAAAGAGGGAATGAAAGTAAAAGTGAAAGTCGATCCGCAAAAGACAACGGCAGGTTCCGATTTGTATGCCACTATCCCGGAAGAAATAGAGTTTAAAAAAGATTCAATTGTTACCTACATACCCGTGGAGTTACTGCGGGATAATATTACTTCCGAGAAGGATACGACCTTTCAGATCTGCCTTACTCTGGTTGCGAATGAGTATTTTGCTTTAGGGATCAAAGAGAATCTGGGAGTTGAAATAAAATTCACTAATTATCTCGGAAGACCTTCTTGGTGGGGCGTGTTCGAGCAATATATCGGGAGATTCCACCAGAAAAAGTATCTGAAGTTGATGGAGATTTGGGGAGGAGAGGTGACTTTACTTGATGTCGCAGCAAAAGAGGCAAAACTTATTCTGGTATGCAAGGAAATGTATGACTTTTTTATGAAGAATCCGGAAGATGGGGTGGTATTGCCTCTTCATCCCATGTGGCCTTACGAGTAG
- a CDS encoding RagB/SusD family nutrient uptake outer membrane protein, giving the protein MKRIRNKYSMLVWALCFWTLAGCDSYLDVNPKGTLEQEKQFEDVQGYRDAMYGIYATMAKTSLYGEALSWGFVDWLAQLSYDKYMQSEKLVNVKAANQYKYDDPNLEGLIGSIWGEAYQCISYANNVLENIETVNLAEDPDYALIKGEAYGVRAMLHFDLLRLFAENILLHPDAGGIPYAYHFDLKNKEVFSLKESYDNILGDLTKAEACLVNDNEMNPSNAGSDYRVARGTHCNKYAVWALKARVFHYKGDLDSAAFYAGKVIDAPDLYLVPRGAYGNKEMKRFPRGDEPKERASSEMIWGLYTRMIADSYKNMNFENIGGSVVVLRDDIDDVYDISRSSATSEDARYKAFFAKVGEISSDYFFVRLLGTEEDTHTLQGVCLIRLPEMYYILAEATYYQDKEKAMRYFNDVRNSRGLNDYASAEVTSREEFMELVLAERYKEFWGEGQTFFSYKRENKGFKHPDSWDHYGEVYTPSSEMFVLPWPKKELEFGGTNKD; this is encoded by the coding sequence ATGAAAAGAATAAGAAATAAATATAGTATGCTGGTTTGGGCTTTATGTTTCTGGACTCTTGCCGGGTGTGACAGTTATCTGGATGTAAATCCTAAAGGTACTTTGGAGCAAGAAAAGCAGTTTGAAGACGTGCAGGGATATCGTGACGCGATGTACGGGATTTATGCGACCATGGCTAAAACGAGTTTATACGGGGAAGCTCTGAGTTGGGGGTTCGTGGATTGGTTGGCACAATTGTCCTATGATAAATATATGCAGAGTGAAAAACTTGTGAACGTGAAAGCTGCTAATCAGTATAAATATGATGATCCGAATTTGGAGGGGCTAATCGGTAGTATTTGGGGAGAGGCATATCAATGTATTTCATACGCTAACAACGTGTTGGAGAATATTGAGACGGTTAATTTGGCGGAAGATCCGGATTACGCGTTGATTAAAGGAGAGGCATATGGGGTGCGTGCCATGTTGCATTTTGATCTATTGCGTTTGTTTGCCGAGAATATTCTTCTGCATCCGGATGCCGGGGGTATTCCATATGCTTATCATTTTGATTTGAAGAACAAGGAGGTTTTTTCGTTAAAAGAGAGTTATGACAACATTTTGGGAGACCTGACAAAGGCTGAGGCGTGTCTGGTAAATGATAACGAGATGAACCCATCGAATGCCGGTTCTGATTATCGAGTGGCTCGCGGAACGCATTGTAATAAATATGCTGTTTGGGCACTAAAAGCGCGGGTGTTTCATTATAAGGGGGATTTGGATAGTGCCGCATTCTATGCAGGGAAAGTAATCGATGCTCCGGATTTGTATTTGGTCCCGAGAGGAGCGTATGGAAATAAAGAGATGAAGCGTTTCCCCCGCGGGGATGAACCTAAGGAACGAGCTAGTAGTGAGATGATTTGGGGGCTGTACACAAGAATGATAGCAGATTCTTATAAAAATATGAATTTCGAGAATATAGGGGGGAGTGTAGTTGTGCTTCGGGATGATATAGATGATGTTTACGATATATCGAGGTCTTCTGCCACGAGTGAGGATGCTCGCTATAAAGCATTCTTTGCAAAAGTGGGAGAGATATCTTCAGATTACTTCTTTGTTCGTTTATTGGGGACAGAGGAGGACACGCACACCCTGCAGGGAGTTTGCCTGATCCGCTTGCCGGAGATGTATTACATATTGGCGGAGGCAACGTATTATCAGGATAAAGAGAAGGCTATGCGTTATTTTAATGATGTCCGGAATAGTCGGGGATTGAATGATTATGCTTCGGCAGAGGTAACTTCCCGGGAGGAGTTTATGGAGTTAGTTCTCGCGGAGCGTTATAAAGAATTTTGGGGAGAGGGGCAAACTTTCTTTTCTTACAAACGGGAAAATAAAGGGTTTAAACACCCGGATTCTTGGGATCATTATGGAGAGGTATATACCCCTTCGTCTGAAATGTTTGTATTGCCTTGGCCGAAAAAAGAATTGGAATTTGGTGGAACTAATAAAGACTGA